In Terriglobus sp. TAA 43, a single window of DNA contains:
- a CDS encoding SMP-30/gluconolactonase/LRE family protein, whose product MPTAEIHCLAATGDICGEGCVWHPQQNAVFWTDISRGLLHRLQIESGHVETWSFDQPVTAVVLTSNTELLVLILGGRIVLWDTRAHREVDVLFRLPEWPGVRCNDARVDPAGVLWFGTMQNNVRSDGTTMEITEWRGALYSLAAKGEVKQWHCGFGISNTFAWSPNGEAMYFADTLANTIYRGHFNPIHSSLEGREVFFQHFQRGLPDGSTMDAEGYLWNCRYGGSCIVRIAPDGTVERIIETPVINPTTCTFVADNEGTLVFTSAGNAMPHGGPAESLFAFESGVHGLPVTPFSL is encoded by the coding sequence ATGCCAACCGCCGAGATTCACTGCCTTGCCGCCACGGGCGACATTTGCGGCGAGGGTTGTGTATGGCATCCGCAGCAGAATGCTGTTTTCTGGACTGACATCAGCCGCGGTTTACTCCATCGTCTGCAGATCGAAAGCGGCCACGTCGAAACTTGGAGTTTCGATCAGCCGGTTACTGCCGTTGTCCTCACCAGTAACACTGAGCTTCTTGTTCTTATTCTTGGTGGCAGGATCGTTCTCTGGGACACGCGCGCGCATCGAGAAGTAGACGTTCTATTCCGCCTGCCTGAATGGCCTGGCGTCCGTTGCAACGATGCGCGTGTTGATCCTGCTGGCGTTCTCTGGTTTGGTACCATGCAGAATAATGTGCGAAGCGATGGCACGACTATGGAGATTACGGAGTGGAGAGGTGCACTGTATTCACTTGCAGCCAAGGGCGAAGTAAAGCAGTGGCACTGCGGCTTTGGCATCAGTAATACATTCGCATGGTCGCCCAATGGCGAGGCGATGTACTTCGCCGACACACTTGCAAACACGATTTATCGCGGCCACTTCAATCCCATACACAGCAGCCTTGAAGGCCGCGAGGTTTTCTTTCAACACTTCCAGCGTGGGCTTCCTGACGGTTCCACCATGGATGCCGAAGGATATCTATGGAACTGTCGCTACGGCGGCTCATGCATCGTTCGCATCGCTCCCGATGGAACGGTTGAGAGAATCATCGAGACGCCAGTCATCAATCCCACGACATGCACTTTCGTTGCAGACAACGAAGGGACTCTGGTTTTCACCTCCGCCGGCAATGCAATGCCCCACGGTGGTCCCGCAGAGTCCCTCTTTGCTTTTGAAAGTGGCGTGCACGGGTTACCCGTTACGCCGTTCTCCCTATAA
- a CDS encoding SDR family NAD(P)-dependent oxidoreductase yields the protein MDLQNKNALIFGGASGIGWATAKALMELGTQVAIADVSKPSENSAALHIPCDVRDEEQVSEAVRRATERKPLDWLVYSTGIQHYGSVVSTTAEEYDLVQSINARGAFLACHSAIPVMRSGGAIVLVSSVQALACQEGVAAYAASKGTLEALTRAMAVDHAKDNIRVNAVLPGTVDTPMVRSSAERFSGADGLEQTLQQWGENHPLGRVASADEIANLITFLLSEKASFITGASYRADGGLLAQLAVRL from the coding sequence ATGGATTTACAGAATAAGAACGCACTGATCTTCGGCGGAGCTTCCGGCATTGGATGGGCCACAGCCAAGGCCCTAATGGAGCTTGGGACTCAAGTTGCCATTGCCGATGTAAGCAAGCCATCCGAAAACAGCGCGGCGCTGCACATCCCATGCGATGTGCGTGATGAAGAGCAGGTAAGCGAGGCTGTGCGGCGTGCAACGGAAAGAAAACCGCTTGACTGGCTCGTATATAGCACTGGTATCCAGCACTACGGTTCGGTCGTCAGTACGACTGCAGAGGAGTATGACCTGGTGCAATCAATCAATGCACGCGGGGCGTTCTTGGCATGCCATTCGGCAATTCCCGTGATGCGCAGTGGTGGCGCGATCGTTCTGGTGTCTTCCGTCCAGGCGCTGGCGTGCCAGGAAGGTGTTGCTGCCTATGCGGCAAGCAAAGGAACTTTAGAGGCCCTTACTCGTGCGATGGCCGTCGATCACGCAAAGGACAACATCCGCGTGAATGCAGTATTGCCGGGCACTGTTGATACACCGATGGTTCGCTCCTCAGCAGAGCGCTTTAGCGGAGCCGATGGGCTGGAACAAACGTTACAACAATGGGGAGAGAATCATCCTCTGGGGCGCGTAGCCAGCGCGGATGAGATTGCGAACCTGATTACGTTTCTTCTGAGCGAGAAGGCTTCGTTTATTACTGGAGCTTCCTATCGTGCGGACGGCGGATTGCTCGCACAACTCGCCGTTCGGTTATAG
- a CDS encoding sulfatase: MNRRTFLTQAGSLAAVAAVTRGSGAAPLKKRRPNVLLLMSDQHNRRVMGCSGDRVAHTPNLDALAATGSRFTQAYCTNPVCTPSRASLMTGLYSHHNEAQNNMTPYAPEHKTMAHHFAAAGYMTGLVGKMHWVDAQTHGFDYHLGFNDWFQALGPKTQLYADELGRPNSGSGLPEIDDLWREEGDPWKGHRTLDSRKGSVAVGEVSLMQEEDHFESFVARESNRFLKRFGTGDKPFFLVSSFLKPHDPFMPSKRFADMFRWQDMELPASWGKANLATLPQEVQKTIGFDAPTPELHDPMEAKKRLAFYYANLAQMDDALGQVMATLRSLNLENDTIVCYTSDHGDMLGELGLWAKFEFYEGSCGIPLLLRVPGQHASTVTEPVSQVNLCTTFTDLAGVPLLQPNDGRTMRPLLDGKAHAFGPVYAEYALGGKQPKTMIREGDWKYTLWENDIPELYNLKTDPQELHNVAALPENAERCAAMKAQIRTWQKLPSPQHVRV, translated from the coding sequence TTGAATCGAAGAACATTCCTAACTCAGGCCGGATCGCTTGCTGCCGTTGCGGCTGTCACTCGTGGATCGGGCGCGGCTCCCCTCAAAAAGCGACGCCCCAATGTGCTGTTGCTGATGTCCGATCAGCACAACCGCCGTGTGATGGGTTGTAGTGGCGACCGAGTTGCACACACCCCGAACCTCGACGCCCTGGCGGCGACGGGGAGCCGCTTTACACAGGCCTACTGCACCAACCCTGTCTGCACGCCATCGCGAGCATCTCTGATGACGGGGCTATACAGCCATCACAATGAAGCGCAGAACAACATGACCCCCTATGCGCCTGAACACAAGACCATGGCGCACCACTTTGCCGCGGCGGGCTACATGACAGGCCTGGTTGGGAAGATGCATTGGGTGGACGCTCAGACCCACGGCTTTGATTACCATCTGGGCTTTAATGACTGGTTCCAGGCACTTGGGCCTAAAACGCAGTTGTATGCCGACGAGCTTGGGAGGCCAAACTCTGGATCGGGACTGCCCGAGATCGATGACCTGTGGCGTGAGGAAGGTGATCCTTGGAAGGGGCATCGCACGCTTGATTCGCGAAAGGGATCAGTCGCCGTTGGCGAAGTTTCGCTGATGCAAGAGGAAGACCACTTTGAGTCGTTTGTGGCTCGTGAGTCGAATCGCTTTCTCAAGCGGTTCGGTACTGGGGATAAGCCGTTCTTCCTCGTGTCATCGTTCCTCAAGCCGCATGACCCATTTATGCCCTCGAAGCGCTTTGCAGATATGTTCCGTTGGCAGGACATGGAGTTGCCGGCCAGCTGGGGCAAGGCAAACCTCGCAACGTTGCCTCAGGAAGTACAAAAGACAATCGGCTTCGATGCTCCCACCCCGGAGTTGCACGACCCCATGGAAGCGAAGAAGCGGCTGGCCTTCTACTACGCAAATCTGGCCCAAATGGATGACGCGTTGGGGCAGGTGATGGCCACGCTGCGCAGTCTGAATCTGGAGAACGACACCATCGTCTGCTACACGTCCGACCACGGCGACATGCTGGGCGAGTTGGGACTTTGGGCGAAGTTTGAGTTCTATGAAGGTTCCTGCGGCATCCCGTTGTTACTACGCGTTCCCGGACAACACGCAAGCACGGTAACTGAGCCAGTGAGCCAGGTGAACCTGTGCACCACGTTTACTGATCTTGCTGGCGTGCCACTGTTACAGCCAAATGATGGGCGCACCATGCGTCCGCTATTGGATGGAAAGGCCCACGCATTTGGTCCGGTGTATGCCGAATACGCTCTCGGTGGCAAACAGCCGAAGACCATGATTCGCGAAGGCGACTGGAAGTACACGCTTTGGGAAAACGATATCCCCGAACTCTACAACCTCAAGACCGATCCGCAGGAGTTGCATAACGTTGCGGCACTTCCTGAGAACGCAGAACGATGTGCGGCGATGAAGGCACAGATCCGCACATGGCAAAAACTGCCATCACCACAGCACGTACGCGTTTAA